A window of the Phragmites australis chromosome 20, lpPhrAust1.1, whole genome shotgun sequence genome harbors these coding sequences:
- the LOC133901230 gene encoding zinc-finger homeodomain protein 1-like codes for MDFDDHDDGDEEMPPVMSSSYETPQQVAGFAGGVAPRPTGEPGGRAKAPGSGAGGRYRECLKNHAVGIGGHAVDGCGEFMAAGEEGTLDALRCAACNCHRNFHRKESPGTQGSPISPAAIVAYGATPHHQFSPYYRTPAGYFHQQQHHMAASAAAVAAAAGHTPRPLALPSTSHSERDDGDDLSGMAGPLSFVGPLSGMSLGGAGPSGSGGSGSGKKRFRTKFTQEQKDKMLAFAERVGWRIQKHDEAAVQQFCDEVCVKRHVLKVWMHNNKHTLGKKP; via the coding sequence ATGGACTTCGACGACCACGATGACGGCGACGAGGAGATGCCGCCGGTGATGAGCTCCAGCTACGAGACCCCGCAGCAGGTAGCTGGGTTCGCTGGCGGTGTGGCTCCCAGGCCGACCGGCGAGCCCGGCGGCCGTGCCAAGGCCCCGGGCAGCGGCGCCGGCGGGAGGTACCGCGAGTGCCTCAAGAACCACGCGGTCGGCATCGGGGGCCACGCCGTGGACGGGTGCGGCGAGTTCATGGCCGCGGGCGAGGAGGGCACCCTCGACGCGCTCCGCTGCGCCGCGTGCAACTGCCACCGGAACTTCCACCGCAaggagtccccgggcacccagGGCTCGCCCATCTCCCCCGCCGCGATTGTCGCCTACGGCGCCACTCCGCACCACCAGTTCTCCCCGTACTACCGCACCCCGGCCGGGTACTtccaccagcagcagcaccacATGGCCGCATCTGCGGCGGCAGTAGCCGCCGCCGCAGGTCACACGCCGCGGCCGCTGGCGCTCCCGTCCACCTCCCACAGCGAgcgcgacgacggcgacgacctgTCCGGGATGGCGGGGCCCTTGTCGTTTGTGGGGCCGCTGAGCGGCATGTCCCTGGGCGGCGCGGGCCCTTCCGGCTCGGGCGGGTCCGGGTCCGGCAAGAAGCGGTTCCGCACCAAGTTCACCCAGGAGCAGAAAGACAAGATGCTGGCGTTCGCGGAGCGCGTGGGGTGGCGCATCCAGAAGCACGACGAGGCCGCCGTGCAGCAGTTCTGCGACGAGGTCTGCGTCAAGCGCCACGTGCTCAAGGTGTGGATGCACAACAACAAGCACACCCTCGGCAAGAAGCCATAG